The Vitis vinifera cultivar Pinot Noir 40024 chromosome 7, ASM3070453v1 genomic interval TTTGGTAAACACAACTTCAATTCAAAGATGAAATTGTATTTGTCAAATGTGGCTTCAGTTTAAACATGAAACTACATTTTTCAATACggtttcattttaaattttaaaaaagagtaataaaatGAGGTCATTCCTTTGTGGCtggtttattttcttctttcaagAATAGGTAAGTGAGAAAATGGGTTAAACTCAAGATAGAGAGGTTTTGTAGGCAAAAATGGAAATTCAACCAcacaaagaaaaccaaaagagGGAAAGTGTTTTGAAATCAATATATGACTATATCTTCTTTCACCATTTCCAGAGAGAGGAATATTTATGTAAAACTAAATACAATGTTTCAGTTCACAAACACTTGATCCCCAGTTCTCCAGCAGAGAACAAACAGACCTGCAAGTCCCTCCCCCTATTTTCAGTTCCATTTTTCCTTATCTATTCCTTTTTCTCGCTACTACTTTTCAGCTCGAATCGCGTTCTTACTTCGAGGGAAAAACTTCCCAAACCCATTTCTACTCTTTTCAGAGGTCATCACCACTGGGTTTAGTGGTAATGTTGATGCCtcatctttgcttttctttATAGAAGCTGAATGATCAGGTTCTGTTTTTGAGGATTCCAAATCCTTCTTTGGAATGTACGAATTACCAGGATGCAGTGTCCATTGTTCCGCACCATCTTTAGGATGGTGTAGTCCTTCACTCATGGGCTGCAGTGGCTTCTCTGAGTCGAGCAGGAGGTCTTCCAGCGTTGCAAGGGATTTCAACTGTCGGCCCAGGGATGCAATGGTTTTCTGGCACTCTGCAAGCTTACTGGCAGCCACTGCTAGCTCCTTCTCCTGCCATGTTTGAGAAGACATCAAAACAATTTCAAAGAGGATTTATTTGTATATAGGTTAACTACGCATCTGTATAGgtagaatatttttttctctggATGATGATACCACaaatcatatgaaaataaataaagcaaaatgCCCATTTGGTAGTGAAAACAAGAACTCCTTAGCACTTAgggggaaaaaaggaaagaaaaatgacaaaacaagTTTTACACATTTtccaaactaatttttaatatgtttattgGAAACACGTCgcattatttttagtattttaaaaatgaagacACTAAACCAATTGAAAATGATCCAAAAACAAACATGCTCATAGGTTTCATTTACAAAAAGTGCGCTCAAGTTTTTTCCATGGAAGTGCTTCCAAActgcaaaacaaaaaacacctgTTTCTTAAAAAAGATCATAACATGTGTCTAACTGCATGACCAAGTAAATCAAGCAGGCACTAGAACATTTTAGAAAGGgcaattttagtttaaaaatgatCAGAAGTTCTACCAGCAGGTTCATGCAGTGTAGTTAAAAGGGGGTGCTACATGCACGAGACAGTGCATGACTACATTCACATAGCTCCCCATCATATTTGAGGTCTTAAGATGGCATTTGGTAGAATTTACGATCATTGCTACAAGCCCTATATTTCTAAagtttgctttgtttttctctttctaatAGATAAGATAGATCTTGCAAATCATGCTACTACCCATTATAAGTTAGAAATCAATTCAAAACACAACCTAGACCGAAGTTCTTTATGGACTTTGAGAGGAACTGAATGCATTGAACTCATAATTTTGACCCTATTTTCAAGAATCATTCTATATTTGTGCttctagaaaaggaaaaattactATGTTTATAAAATGTTATACCAAACTGACCTGCTTTATCTTCAATTCACCATTTGAACTTGCCAAATTCCGAAGCTCAGTTTCACGTTTCATCCTGGAAAGCTCATCCTCAAATTTCCGACACTTAGATGCAGCTTCTGCTGACAAAGCCCGCTCCttttcaacttcttcttctaACGACAGCACTTTTGAAAGCATGGTTTTGATCTCAGCTTCAACAGCTATGAGGCGAGACTCTGCCACCTCTCTCTTAGCATTGGTAGTCTGTATTTCTTCCTCTGCATTTCTCTTTGATTCACTTGCCAAAGCTAACTGAGTTTGCAGCTCCACTAACTTCTCCTCTACTTCCTTTAGCCGACCCTGTGATGTTTCAAGCTGATTTTGGCACTCAGATAAAGCCATATCTAATTCCATTTTCTCTGCTTCCATCTTTTCTAATTTCTCCTCCAGTTCAGCTGTCCTATCAATCATGGCTTCAAGTTGAGCTTTTAATGGGCTTTCGCTACCACCAATGTGTTTATCAGATATAGCTCCTGACTCAAGGCAGCGGCTTCTATTTTCTGTCTCTGGAAGTGCCGCAAGTCTCTCCATTTCAAGGAAATCGTCCATGAGATCCAATTCTACTGAAGGGGCCATGAGGTTTTTTACAAGAGGCTTCTCATTCTTAAACCGATCAAGTTCTTGGATTAGCCCAGATGCCCATGAATCAGACCGGCTAGGCTCACATTCATTGGTGTCCAAGCCAGTCATCTTACGGGTATCAATTTCTAATGCCAGTAGTCTTTCTCCACTATCTGACTGGCTATCTGTCAAAGATTCAACACAAACCGAGGAGGCAGTGATAGATTTGTGATCATTAGCAGAGGATGCTTTACGGGCCATGGCTTTTAGCCTGCGGCACTCAGCTTCAAGTTTAGCCACCTTCTTTATGCTCTCCAAATTTTGTTTGCTGGCTGTTTCAGCTGCTTGGGTGCTCAGTTCTTGCTCTATAGTCCTAATTTCTAACTCTTCCTCTCGAGAAAGGAGCTGAAGCTTGAGGGCTGCATTCTCTTTTTCTGCAGCCCCAAGTTTTAGCTCAAGACCAGGATCAACAGTGGCAACAGTTTCAGCTTTAGCAGTTTGAAGTTGGGCCTGGATCTCTACAATCTGGCTCTCAAGCTCAGATTTTGTGGATTCCCATTCATGGGTTCTCTTGACAACAGCTTCATGGATCTTCTGCTCTTGTTCTTCCCTTGCTTGCCTAAGCTGCCTTAAGCACTCCTTGAGCGCTCCATCAAGATGGCCAACTCGATCTTCAAGTGCTGAGTTCTTCTGAGCCGCAGCTTCAAGTTGTTGCTTTAAAGAGAATACTTCATTTTCAGCCTTTTCCCACCCTAGCATTTGAAAGGGCAAACAATAAACAACCCAATATCACCCACTTCTCAtagcaaattttcttttaaagcatttttttttctccaatgaACAAGGAACAGCAAGATGCATGTGTACAACGATGTAAGCCCGCCAACACCTACAGATCTATTAAAAGCTCTAAGTTGTTGACACATTGCCCCatagaagaagaagcaaggcATTCAGATTATTATACTTCCATCAAAGACAAACTTTCCATGTAAAGGTGATTCTGTTACTGGTATGAACAAATTTACCAGAATATatccaagaaaattttcatctttttatgaGAGACAATAAAGTTGCTATTAAGCTGGAGCATTGAAGAATGCAAAGAAAGCTAAGAACCAAAACCATTAATACTGAACTTCAAAAAGGAAAGAATGAGAAACATCTAAGAAAAAATGCACCAAACCAAAGAGATAAAGCAAAAGGCCACAAAGGGCAAGAAGGATGGAGGAAAAGGAAAACCAGACTGAAACCtaagaaaggaaaagagaaaataaaaaaagataaaaaaataaaatgagggtttgaaagcaaagaaaatgaattttgtaTTACATGCCTATCCAAAAATTTGTATTTCACAACAGCAGAAAAGCAGAGCATCCATTCAAGACAAGTTTAGAGCAGCGATCATTCTCTCCAGCTTTAGATGTTTGATTCACAAAAGTTgctttgaaaaaatgaaaatcaatttccAGAAGCATGTTATGCATGGACTtctaaataaaaagagaaagtgaaagagagaCAAATTATATGGAACCTTGATTAGCACAACATCAAGTAATAAACATAGTCACCTTTTCTCTAGTCAAAAGGAAGAGAACTTGCTCTTTGCAAAGCCTAGTATCATCCCTAGCTTTGTTCCTTATCAATGTTCTCTcttatttaaattcttttagtaTTTTCTCAAGAGGATAGTTGAACCCATTGTTCCTTTTTCATACCATAAACTTgatcacccaaaaaaaaatattattctgcAAGCCAATTTCCAACTGAAGTTGCAAGTGTGAAAAAAGAAGATCTAATACCTGAAACAGCTTCTTCTGCAACTTTGGCATGCTGCTTCACCAAGTCTTCCTTGGCACTAATATTCAAAAGAGCAGCAGATAGCTTTTCTGTTAGAGACTTCACACTGTCATTAACTTCTTCATCAACAGGTGCAGATTTAGATGTGACTTCTGGTGATGGAGAATTTTGATTTGGATACACCTTTGACAATGAAGAAAGATGCTTTAGATTATCTCCTATCATGGCATTTTAAAGCACAAAACCAAGGTTGCATTTTAAAGCACAAAACCAAGGTTAAACCTACTTGCGGaacaagaaaagtaaaaaaccaTAATAGAAACATCCATTATCCAATAAAAGGGTAGGAAATCAGCATATAATGCAATAGACTGTTCACACCTCATTTCAGTCATATACACTGGAAAGAAGAGGCAATGGATTCAAATCCAGAAAAATATGaatgttaaagaaaaagaaataattaaacataGATTCAAATGATCAGAATATGTTTGGTGCCATTTGCTCAATGCTTTCCAACCAGTAGCAGGGACAAGAAGTCCACCAAAGTGCAGGTCCCCCAACTGTATGAATTTTGGGTTTCAATTATTCTGGTCTGTCAATTGCCAAGTGTAGACTGTTGATTACCAAGGTGCACTAAATTCAGTGCACCTCCACTAAATCAAAGAAAAGTTTTTAGCTCTCATGTCTTGGGAGCACCTATACCACATTATCATTCCTCGAGCCAAAAGAGATGGGTGCAAAAAAGAAGAATCATGAAAAGTGGAAGAATCATAAATGTTctgttttattattatgtttttatttaccAATGAGGAAGATTACAAGTATAAATGGTGTTGTAGGTATCAAGTTTGACAATTAGCATCTTTAATATTTTGgcatttcatatattttaataggttttatacaatttttgtatttttaggttTATTATAGATGacttgattgtttttttttttttttttgataggcattATAGATGACTTGATTCTTGAATAGTATCTGTTTAAAAGAGATTATCTCTTGTTTCCTTCTACTTTGTGTAATTTAGACTAGAGGTCGATTCTGATGGTGGGGTATCAGTTGGTAGGTCTCTAATTGTTAGCACTTCCATGACCTCCTTGAAAAGATTGGAGCTACATTGCATACCAAGTCTtcactccttttttttttttatttctgaaACAGGCAGtaatgattttattgaaaagcgCCCAACAAAAGGGGCGACACCCTATGTAAGCAAGTCTTCACTCAATTTTAGGCAAGTTAAATGACTTACAAACCATGGGACCTTAGGTAGTGTAGTTTAAAATTGAGTCCTCCCCACGTAAACCTTGATTAATTTAATGGGAATTTGATTGAGAGTTTAAAGTTAAATTCAAAAAGATTGCAGCTCAATTAACCAAGCAACGAAAGTTCATCAATCAAGGAATATGAAGTTCAATCAGTCCAAACAAACTCTCAATAAATCCACTTTTGAGAATTCTCTTCAAGAATCGTCTGAGAGCATTATTAGTAGTTCCTGAATTGTCCAATCTACAACCATGATCACTGTGACTTAAGTGATCTTGGAGTAAATTAACTGGTAAAAAGGTGATAAAACCATTAACAGCAGCTTCTAATTGATCATTCTGAAATCCGTAGGAGAAAGGCAACATGTTGAGGAAACCTCTAAGGATATTAATGTAACAAAATAAGTTTCATAGAACCATCAAGGGTGCATATACACTTAGAAAGCATTCTGCTTAACACATTAAGCAGGTCTAGGTAAACAGCTGAAGATAAATTTCATCAGTTTTgccttgaaaattgtttttgccAACAACGaggaatataaatttgatagtGTTCAACAACAGTGACAACTCGCACCAAAGGCAGACACTTAGCTTTTGGTGGTGCACAATCGAGCTTATGGGCCAATCCACCAAAGTTATCAATTTAGATAAAAGAAAACTTCCCAATCTCACAAGATAACTTGGTGAAGTTGGTTTAACAGTACCAAATATTCAGTAAGTGCAAAGTCAAATATAGAAGAATTAGTGATCGAACACACAACTCCTAggctaaataattaaaaagataaaaaaatttataaaaaaaaaaaaacgaataaaATCAACTTTGTGACTTTTGACTCCAAAAATGATTGCAAAAAGCACAGGAAATCACATTGCAGGTACTTTCCAGACCATCAAACATTAAGGAGTAGCTATCAATATTCAGTGGAGAGAAGTCACAGGGGAGTAGGCTATAGCTCTTAAACCAACAGctctatttgttttttaaaaaagagaaaaaaaaaatgaactaacTTGCTGTTTCCTATATTTCACTCCGTTTTACCCTGAATTTTTTGCCCCTTGTTTCCCATGTTGGGAAGatagataaaaaaaagggagagaaagaaagaaagaaaagcaagTAGAAGCTGCACAGGAATTATATAACAAGAACTTCAAGAAGTGTGATGAATTCAATGGACATGGAGATGATTGTCAAAGACACTGCAATAAATATGACACCATCTTTTGTTGATAGTGCCCAACACAATTTTCCATTTGCAAAATCAATAAATCTCCCTCATATCACTGATTGAAGCCTATTCCTATTTTGCTGCATCCTTTGCCTTTTTCACGGAGGCaagagttattttttaattccttaaagcattttacttttaaaacaCTTTA includes:
- the LOC100242376 gene encoding filament-like plant protein; the protein is MDRRSWLWRRKSSEKSPGETESSGSISSHSERFSDDQVYPNQNSPSPEVTSKSAPVDEEVNDSVKSLTEKLSAALLNISAKEDLVKQHAKVAEEAVSGWEKAENEVFSLKQQLEAAAQKNSALEDRVGHLDGALKECLRQLRQAREEQEQKIHEAVVKRTHEWESTKSELESQIVEIQAQLQTAKAETVATVDPGLELKLGAAEKENAALKLQLLSREEELEIRTIEQELSTQAAETASKQNLESIKKVAKLEAECRRLKAMARKASSANDHKSITASSVCVESLTDSQSDSGERLLALEIDTRKMTGLDTNECEPSRSDSWASGLIQELDRFKNEKPLVKNLMAPSVELDLMDDFLEMERLAALPETENRSRCLESGAISDKHIGGSESPLKAQLEAMIDRTAELEEKLEKMEAEKMELDMALSECQNQLETSQGRLKEVEEKLVELQTQLALASESKRNAEEEIQTTNAKREVAESRLIAVEAEIKTMLSKVLSLEEEVEKERALSAEAASKCRKFEDELSRMKRETELRNLASSNGELKIKQEKELAVAASKLAECQKTIASLGRQLKSLATLEDLLLDSEKPLQPMSEGLHHPKDGAEQWTLHPGNSYIPKKDLESSKTEPDHSASIKKSKDEASTLPLNPVVMTSEKSRNGFGKFFPRSKNAIRAEK